Proteins co-encoded in one Garra rufa chromosome 7, GarRuf1.0, whole genome shotgun sequence genomic window:
- the LOC141338219 gene encoding NLR family CARD domain-containing protein 3-like, with translation MIISTVSKSHEGFYYCKHTERGESPKSWISVRVSHSESQISVLHILSSVLALSPYLLVTVVLMFKCCRMRDETMASRINLSDEHERKKKTVKSLWQNQSPEPSCVSMKSDTSMHTPIGFSLGESSADLSQKHKGPESQTAKKNLDSIFKEIEHRIVSELKSFKRLLSPDYPECSERDHYDDEGHNRVREGLLKITLLILRKMNQTDLANTLQTKLMPVYQQKLKSRLQDKYQRISEGMSNHGDSTRLNEIYTELYITEGGSGEVNNEHEVRQIETVSRRPETQETPINCNDIFKPSPGQDKPIRTVLTKGVAGIGKTVSVQKFILDWAEGKTNQDVHFIFPLPFRELNLIQKNLSLVDLLNHLHTETKEFKSSDYEDYKVMFIFDGLDECRLRLDFQNNLSLSDVTESASVDVLLTNLINGNLLPSALLWITSRPAAANQIPPECVHQVTEVRGFNDPQKEEYFRKRINDQSLADRVVTHIRSSRSLFIMCHIPVFCWISAAVLERMMGKAERAEIPKTLTQMFTHFLIFQTKLKTQKYDGKYEINPDQARKTILSLGKLAFEQLEKGNLIFYEKDLKESGIDVREVSVYSGVCTQIFREEFGLQLGKVYSFVHLSIQEFLAALFKLLSFSEQNTGLRNEFRSPMTSLLKREVDKALQSENGHWDLFLRFLLGLSLESNQTLLQGLLRKTVSSSDINQETAEYIKQKIRENPSPEKSINLFHCLNELNDRSLEQEVQTYLSKRDVLCLSGVSLSAAQWSALVFVLLNSEEELDEFKLIKYTPSEECLLRLLPVIKASRKADLSSCPITQKGAALISALLEDPHCKLEKLR, from the exons ATGATCATCTCTACTGTCTCAAAGTCACATGAGGGTTTCTACTACTGCAAACACACAGAGAGAGGAGAGTCACCCAAGAGCTGGATCTCAGTCAGAG TGTCTCATTCAGAGTCTCAGATCTCAGTTCTCCACATACTCAGTTCAGTTCTGGCACTTTCTCCATATTTGTTAGTGACAGTCGTGCTGATGTTCAAATGCTGCAGGATGAGAG ATGAAACCATGGCCTCCAGAATTAATCTCTCTGATGaacatgaaagaaagaaaaagactgTCAAGAG TCTGTGGCAGAATCAATCTCCTGAACCCAGCTGTGTGTCCATGAAGAGTGACACGTCTATGCATACGCCAATTGGATTCAGTTTGGGAGAATCATCTGCTGATCTGAG TCAAAAACATAAAGGACCAGAATCACAAACAGCAAAGAAGAACTTAGACTCCATTTTCAAG GAGATTGAGCACAGAATCGTCTCTGAGTTAAAGAGTTTTAAGAGACTACTGAGTCCAGATTACCCAGAATGCTCTGAAAGAGACCATTATGATGATGAGGGTCATAACAGAGTCAGAGAGGGGCTTCTGAAGATCACACTGCTCATCCTGAGGAAGATGAACCAGACAGACCTCGCTAACACACTACAGACCA AACTGATGCCTGTGTATCAACAAAAACTCAAATCCAGACTCCAGGACAAATATCAGAGAATCAGTGAAGGAATGTCCAATCATGGAGACTCAACACGTctgaatgagatctacacagagctctacatcacagaggGAGGCAGTGGAGAGGTCAATAATGAAcatgaggtgagacagattgagacaGTGTCCAGGAGACCAGAGACACAGGAAACACCAATcaactgcaatgacatctttaaacCCTCACCTGGACAAGACAAACCCATCAGGACTGTGCTGACTAAAGGAGTCGCTggaattggaaaaacagtctctgtgcagaagttcattctggactgggctgaaggaaAAACCAATCAGGATGTTCATttcatatttccacttcctttcaggGAGCTGAATTTGATACAGAAAAATCTCAGTCTTGTGGATCTCCTAAACCACCTTCACacagaaaccaaagaatttaagtCGTCAGATTATGAAGACTACAAAGTCATGTTCAtatttgatggtctggatgagtgtcgaCTACGTCTAGATTTCCAAAACAATCTGAGCTTGTCTGATGTAACAGAATCAGCCTCAGTGGATGTGCTGCTGACCAACCTCATCAACGGGAATCTACTTCCTTCTGCTCTCCTCTGGATCACCTctcgaccagcagcagccaatcagatccctcCTGAGTGTGTCCACCAGGTCACAGAGGTACGAGGATTCAACGACCCTCAgaaggaggaatatttcaggaagagaataAATGATCAGAGTCTGGCTGATAGAGTCGTCACACACATCCGATCATCAAGAAGTCTGTTCATCATGTGTCACATaccagtcttctgctggatttcagccgCTGTTCTAGAGAGGATGATGGGTAAAGCAGAGAGAGCagagattcccaagactctcacACAAATGTTCACACACTTCCTGATCTTTCAGACCAAACTGAAGACACAGAAGTATGATGGGAAATATGAAATCAATCCTGATCAGGCTAGAAAGACTATTCTGTCTCTAGGAAAACTGGCTTTTGAACAGCTGGAAAAAGGGAACCTGATCTTCTATGAAAAGGACCTGAAAGAGAGCGGCATTGATGTCAGAGAAGTGTCAGTGTACTCAGGAGTTTGTACccagatcttcagagaggagtttGGACTGCAGCTGGGGAAGGTGTACAGCTTTGTTCATCTGAGTATTCAGGAGTTTCTTGCTGCTTTATTCAAGCTGCTGTCCTTTTCTGAACAAAACACAGGACTGAGGAATGAGTTCAGGTCACCAATGACCAGTTTACTGAAGAGAGAAGTGGACAAGGCCTTACAGAGTGAGAACGGACACTGGGACCTTTTCCTCCGGTTCCTTCTAGGTCTCTCACTAGAGTCTAATCAGACTCTCTTACAAGGCCTCCTGAGAAAGACAGTAAGCAGCTCTGATATCAATCAGGAAACAGCTGAATACATTAAACAGAAGATCAGAGAGAATCCCTCTCCAgagaaatccatcaatctgttccactgtctgaatgaactgaatgaTCGCTCACTAGAGCAGGAAGTCCAGACATACCTGAGCAAAAGAGATGTCCTTTGTCTCTCTGGAGTGTCTCTGTCTGCTGCTCAGTGGTCGGCTCTGGTGTTTGTGTTGTTGAACTCAGAAGAAGAGCTGGATGAGTTTAAACTGATTAAATATACTCCATCAGAAGAATGTCTCCTGAGGCTGCTGCCAGTGATCAAAGCATCTAGAAAGGCTGA